Proteins from one Cydia fagiglandana chromosome 13, ilCydFagi1.1, whole genome shotgun sequence genomic window:
- the LOC134669773 gene encoding uncharacterized protein LOC134669773 — MWFWLLLFLPKINYAKEQDCANIACDHNNVNVCGVRSGGSKEVSFRLFEDTCAMLKFECETGMKDFRSISMEYCNQTLSLDARRNSNLRQNITAEQESQIEDSSLRTNTTLDITDTTDISEHSTCIQCDCTAKAEPICAIRAEGARFIIKWFHDKCHMFQYNCENNMNFTETHDYICVEDKNYQISKENSSTGPVATTEETDDTEIIETDKPDLENQTCIQDECISDEKVICAIRTEAERFIIRSFNDTCHMLQHNCEKQVNFSVTDDFLCARDNDLQDGSKEDILPFNDVIEKVENTQLSEEVEHAEDLETTLDSEKRYKVEKPDEEDLLPRNLVVSTFNINDNINQTVDRFFAASHTTGIQLEKIENEDTRRMQVKYTGPINIFAPRMFRPANYTGINSLPDEEYFEYQPLVKYCFHKCPKKCPDFYRPVCGGRIDSKKQTPFLFYKNHCYMDRAKCHMFWAGYKGNNLTEIEEMGFIFCGGYKIMNMMYMFPLIRILQKMGRIRKKGKIHFVMRNLGQFPAHLQGK; from the exons ATGTGGTTTTGGCTGCTTTTATTTTTgcctaaaataaattatgctaAAGAGCAAGATTGCGCGAACATTGCCTGTGACCATAATAATGTAAACGTGTGTGGTGTTCGTAGTGGCGGGTCTAAGGAAGTTTCTTTTAGATTATTCGAGGACACATGTGCGATGCTGAAATTTGAGTGTGAAACGGGAATGAAAG ATTTTAGATCTATCAGCATGGAGTACTGTAACCAAACTTTATCGCTGGACGCTAGACGAAATAGCAACTTAAGACAAAATATTACTGCCGAACAGGAATCACAAATCGAAGATTCTTCTTTGAGAACTAATACAACATTAGATATAACGGACACAACTGATATTTCTGAACATTCGACTTGCATTCAGTGTGATTGTACTGCTAAAGCCGAACCTATTTGTGCGATAAGAGCGGAAGGAGCACGGTTCATCATCAAATGGTTTCATGACAAATGTCATATGTTTCAGTACAATTGTGAGAATAATATGAATTTTACCGAAACCCATGACTACATTTGTGTTGAAGATAAAAACTATCAAATATCAAAGGAAAATTCATCGACTGGACCCGTTGCAACAACTGAAGAAACAGATGATACAGAAATAATCGAGACAGACAAACCAGACTTAGAAAATCAAACATGTATTCAAGATGAATGTATTTCAGATGAAAAAGTGATTTGTGCAATAAGGACAGAAGCTGAACGTTTTATAATTAGATCGTTTAATGACACGTGCCACATGCTACAGCATAACTGTGAGAAACAGGTAAACTTTAGTGTCACTGATGATTTTCTTTGTGCCCGAGATAATGACTTACAAGACGGAAGCAAGGAAGATATTCTACCATTTAATGATGTTATAGAAAAAGTAGAAAACACACAATTGTCAGAAGAAGTTGAACACGCAGAAGATTTAGAAACAACTTTAGACAGTGAAAAACGTTATAAGGTCGAAAAACCAGATGAAGAAGATTTGTTACCAAGAAATTTGGTAGTTTCAACGTTTAATATAAATGATAATATTAACCAAACGGTGGACAGATTCTTCGCTGCATCTCATACAACGGGTATACAGTTGGAG AAAATAGAAAACGAGGACACACGCAGGATGCAAGTGAAATACACGGGACCGATCAACATATTCGCGCCGAGAATGTTCAGGCCGGCGAACTACACGGGAATTAACAGCTTGCCTGATGAAGAATACTTCGAATATCAGCCGTTGGTCAAATATTGTTTCCACAAATGTCCCAAG AAATGTCCGGACTTCTACAGGCCCGTGTGTGGCGGTCGGATCGACAGCAAGAAGCAAACTCCGTTCCTTTTCTATAAAAATCACTGCTACATGGACAGGGCCAAGTGCCACATGTTTTGGGCAGGGTACAAGGGCAACAATCTAACAG AAATAGAAGAAATGGGTTTCATTTTCTGCGGCGGGTACAAGATAATGAACATGATGTACATGTTTCCACTGATCCGGATCCTGCAGAAGATGGGCCGGATCCGGAAGAAGGGAAAGATCCATTTCGTGATGCGCAACTTGGGCCAGTTTCCCGCACATTTGCAAGGGAAGTAA